In Clostridium sporogenes, one genomic interval encodes:
- the lepA gene encoding translation elongation factor 4, translating to MQSERQKYIRNFSIVAHIDHGKSTLADRLIEATGTLTEREMDTQVLDNMDLEKERGITIKSQAVRLIYKRDTGEEYTLNLIDTPGHVDFNYEVSRSLAACEGAILVVDATQGIQAQTLANCYLALDNDLEIVPVINKIDLPSARPEEVKHEIEDVIGIEAEDAPLVSAKTGLNIKDALEAIVEKVPAPEGDEKAPLKALIFDSYYDSYKGVVCHIRVKEGTIKEGTEIKLMNTGKVYEVVEVGVFVPNYMPVDELKAGDVGYVTASIKNVRDARVGDTITEAKRPANEALSGYRPAVPMVFSGIYPVDGAKYEELKEALEKLQVNDAALSFEPETSIALGFGFRCGFLGLLHMDIIQERLEREFNLDIITTAPSVIYKITKTDGTLIELTNPTNMPSPSEIKLMEEPIVKSSIITPSDYVGAVMDLAQNRRGIFKDMQYLDTTRVSLNYEIPLNEIIYDFFDALKSRTRGYASFDYELIGYKDADLVKLDILLNADIVDALSMIVPRERAYAKGRNMAEKLKEIIPRQMFEIPIQAAVGAKIIARETIKAMRKDVLAKCYGGDISRKRKLLEKQKEGKKRMRQVGSVEVPQEAFMAVLKTEE from the coding sequence ATGCAAAGTGAAAGACAAAAATATATAAGAAATTTTTCAATAGTAGCACACATAGATCATGGAAAATCTACATTAGCAGATAGATTGATAGAAGCAACAGGAACACTTACAGAAAGGGAAATGGATACTCAAGTATTGGATAATATGGATTTAGAGAAAGAAAGAGGAATAACTATAAAGTCTCAAGCTGTAAGATTAATTTATAAAAGGGATACTGGAGAAGAATATACACTTAATTTAATAGATACTCCAGGACATGTAGATTTTAACTATGAAGTTTCTAGAAGTTTAGCAGCTTGTGAGGGGGCTATACTAGTAGTAGATGCTACACAAGGCATACAAGCTCAAACATTAGCTAATTGTTATTTAGCCTTAGATAATGATTTGGAAATAGTTCCCGTAATAAACAAAATAGATTTACCAAGTGCTAGACCAGAAGAAGTAAAACATGAAATAGAAGATGTAATAGGTATAGAAGCGGAAGATGCACCTTTAGTTTCAGCTAAAACAGGATTGAACATAAAAGATGCACTAGAAGCTATAGTAGAAAAGGTACCAGCACCAGAAGGAGATGAAAAAGCCCCTTTAAAGGCTCTTATATTTGATTCATACTATGATAGTTATAAAGGGGTAGTTTGTCACATAAGAGTAAAAGAGGGTACAATAAAAGAGGGTACAGAAATAAAACTTATGAATACAGGAAAGGTTTATGAAGTAGTAGAGGTAGGAGTTTTTGTACCAAACTATATGCCTGTAGATGAATTAAAAGCAGGAGATGTTGGATATGTAACTGCATCAATTAAAAATGTTAGAGATGCCAGAGTAGGAGATACTATCACAGAGGCTAAGAGACCTGCTAATGAAGCATTGTCAGGATATAGACCTGCAGTGCCAATGGTATTTAGTGGGATATATCCAGTAGATGGAGCCAAATATGAAGAATTAAAAGAAGCCTTAGAAAAGCTTCAAGTAAATGATGCAGCATTGTCTTTTGAACCAGAAACTTCTATAGCCTTAGGTTTTGGATTTAGATGTGGATTTTTAGGTCTTTTACATATGGATATAATACAAGAAAGATTAGAAAGAGAATTTAATTTAGATATTATAACCACAGCGCCATCTGTTATATATAAAATAACAAAAACGGATGGAACTTTAATAGAGCTAACAAATCCAACTAATATGCCAAGTCCTTCAGAAATAAAGCTTATGGAGGAACCTATAGTTAAGTCATCTATAATAACACCATCAGATTACGTTGGTGCAGTTATGGATTTAGCTCAAAACAGAAGGGGAATATTTAAAGATATGCAATATTTAGATACTACTAGAGTATCTTTAAATTACGAGATCCCTTTAAATGAAATAATTTATGACTTTTTTGATGCTTTAAAATCAAGGACAAGAGGTTATGCCTCCTTTGACTATGAATTAATAGGATATAAAGATGCGGATCTTGTTAAACTAGATATATTATTAAATGCGGATATTGTAGACGCTTTGTCTATGATAGTGCCAAGAGAAAGAGCCTATGCTAAGGGAAGAAATATGGCTGAAAAGCTAAAGGAAATAATACCAAGACAAATGTTTGAAATACCAATACAAGCAGCAGTAGGAGCTAAAATAATAGCTAGAGAAACAATAAAAGCTATGAGAAAAGACGTTCTTGCAAAATGTTATGGTGGAGATATATCAAGAAAAAGAAAACTTTTAGAAAAACAAAAAGAAGGAAAGAAAAGAATGAGACAAGTGGGATCTGTAGAAGTACCACAGGAAGCATTTATGGCAGTATTAAAAACAGAGGAGTAA
- the hemW gene encoding radical SAM family heme chaperone HemW → MDREDKNKEVSLYIHIPFCMQKCLYCDFTSYSKKEDLMMDYIKALSKEIVDNTKNKIIKTIFIGGGTPTYLSLEALNILKDTLKTIDKKENIEFTVEGNPGTFTEKKLKLLKSMGVNRLSIGLQSSKNTLLKTLGRIHSFEDFVHSFKMARKEGFNNINVDLMFALPNQSLDDWKDTLLEVVDLNPEHLSCYSLIIEEGTSFYNLYKNSLLKLPKEEEEREMYEYCIDFLKEKGYLQYEISNFANPNKECKHNLVYWDLEDYIGCGVGAHSYVNNQRYENTNSIETYIKEINSNNLTQINFHINSQKENMEEFMFMGLRKTKGICIDDFQERFGQNIMHIYGSVINKYKKLNLLMEKENRIYLSKEAVSISNTILSDFLL, encoded by the coding sequence TTGGATAGAGAGGATAAAAACAAGGAAGTTTCACTGTATATACACATACCTTTTTGTATGCAAAAATGTTTATACTGTGATTTTACATCTTATAGTAAAAAAGAAGATCTAATGATGGACTATATTAAAGCCCTCTCTAAAGAAATTGTTGATAATACAAAAAATAAGATAATAAAAACAATATTTATAGGTGGGGGTACCCCCACCTATTTATCTTTAGAGGCTTTAAATATTTTAAAAGATACCTTAAAAACTATAGATAAAAAAGAAAATATAGAATTTACAGTGGAGGGTAATCCGGGAACTTTTACAGAGAAAAAACTAAAACTACTAAAATCAATGGGAGTAAATAGATTAAGTATAGGACTTCAAAGTTCTAAAAATACCCTACTAAAAACATTAGGTAGAATTCATAGTTTTGAAGATTTTGTACATAGCTTTAAAATGGCTAGAAAGGAAGGATTTAATAATATAAATGTAGATTTAATGTTTGCTCTCCCAAATCAAAGTTTAGATGATTGGAAGGATACTTTGCTAGAAGTAGTAGATTTAAATCCAGAACATTTATCCTGTTATAGTTTAATAATTGAAGAGGGAACAAGTTTTTATAATTTATATAAAAATTCATTGCTAAAACTTCCTAAAGAAGAAGAAGAAAGAGAAATGTATGAATATTGTATTGATTTTTTGAAAGAAAAAGGGTATTTACAGTATGAAATTTCAAATTTTGCTAACCCTAATAAAGAGTGTAAACACAATTTAGTGTATTGGGATTTGGAAGATTATATAGGTTGTGGAGTAGGGGCTCATTCTTATGTAAATAATCAAAGATATGAAAATACTAATTCCATAGAAACATATATAAAAGAAATAAATTCTAATAATCTTACTCAGATAAATTTTCATATTAATTCACAAAAAGAAAATATGGAAGAGTTTATGTTTATGGGACTTAGAAAGACAAAAGGTATATGTATAGATGATTTTCAGGAAAGATTTGGTCAAAATATAATGCACATATATGGAAGTGTAATCAATAAATATAAAAAATTAAATTTATTAATGGAAAAGGAAAACAGGATATATTTATCTAAAGAGGCTGTAAGTATTTCAAATACTATACTTTCAGATTTTTTATTATAA
- the hrcA gene encoding heat-inducible transcriptional repressor HrcA produces MDERKIRILQAIIKDYINSGEPVGSRTIAKKYDLGVSSATIRNEMADLEDMGYLEQIHSSSGRKPSDKGYRLYVDKLMTLTALTEQEKMLIKDQAIDSALYEIDKTIRHSISILSEITKLTCLVKTPSMIKSRLKSIQIIKVDKYNLLLIVITDNAMIKNTLLRVTKEIDEGSLIKINNLLNQKLKGLSLREVNLELLNELKKEMIGYGDILKNILSSIYEALTDIEDAEIYMEGTTNIFNYPEYNDVDRAKEFLSMLNDREKVEELLYADSDIAVKIGKENFVEDAKQCSVISAVYSIGKTPIGTIGVIGPTRIPYEKIISAVATIVKAINDTLTDDKNIHK; encoded by the coding sequence ATGGATGAGAGAAAAATCAGGATACTTCAAGCTATAATAAAAGATTATATTAATAGTGGAGAACCCGTTGGATCAAGAACTATTGCTAAAAAATATGATTTAGGAGTAAGTTCAGCAACTATAAGAAACGAGATGGCAGACCTAGAAGATATGGGATATTTAGAACAGATTCATAGTTCATCTGGAAGAAAACCATCAGATAAAGGCTATAGACTATATGTAGATAAACTTATGACATTAACAGCTTTAACAGAGCAGGAAAAAATGCTCATAAAAGATCAAGCTATAGATTCAGCCTTATATGAAATAGATAAAACCATAAGACACTCTATAAGTATATTATCTGAAATAACTAAATTAACTTGTCTAGTAAAGACTCCGTCTATGATAAAAAGTAGATTAAAATCAATACAAATAATTAAGGTTGATAAGTATAATTTATTATTGATTGTTATAACAGATAATGCCATGATAAAAAATACACTATTAAGAGTAACAAAAGAAATAGATGAAGGCTCCTTAATAAAAATAAATAATTTATTAAACCAAAAATTAAAAGGACTAAGTCTAAGAGAAGTAAATTTAGAATTATTAAATGAATTAAAAAAAGAAATGATAGGATATGGTGATATATTAAAAAATATTTTATCCTCCATATATGAAGCACTTACGGATATAGAGGATGCAGAAATATATATGGAAGGAACCACAAATATATTCAATTATCCTGAATACAATGATGTAGATAGAGCTAAAGAATTTCTATCTATGCTAAATGATAGAGAAAAGGTAGAAGAATTATTATATGCAGATTCTGATATTGCTGTAAAAATAGGAAAAGAAAATTTTGTAGAAGATGCAAAACAATGTAGTGTTATTTCAGCAGTATATAGTATAGGAAAGACTCCCATAGGAACTATAGGAGTTATAGGACCTACAAGAATACCTTATGAAAAAATAATATCAGCTGTGGCTACAATAGTTAAGGCAATAAATGATACCTTAACTGATGACAAAAATATTCATAAATAA
- the grpE gene encoding nucleotide exchange factor GrpE, whose translation MEKECKDAKHINMEEDCCCSNKESENKEEDKGKEEDLEFEEIEKEEIIEDSNEVKIKELEDMKNKLKEENKKLENQMEEIKERLVRTVAEYDNFRKRTAKEKEDLYVSACEDVLKELLPVLDNLERAATVEGSVEDIKKGIDMTVKQFGTSLEKLGVEEISTEVAFDPNIHNAVMHVEDSNCGEKEIVEVFQKGYKKGEKVIRYSMVKVAN comes from the coding sequence TTGGAAAAAGAATGCAAGGATGCTAAACATATTAACATGGAAGAGGATTGCTGCTGCTCTAATAAAGAGAGTGAAAATAAAGAAGAAGATAAAGGCAAAGAAGAGGACTTAGAGTTTGAAGAAATAGAAAAAGAAGAAATAATAGAAGACTCTAATGAAGTAAAGATAAAGGAATTAGAAGATATGAAAAATAAATTAAAAGAAGAAAATAAAAAATTAGAAAATCAGATGGAAGAAATAAAGGAAAGATTAGTAAGAACAGTAGCAGAATATGATAATTTTAGAAAAAGAACAGCTAAAGAAAAAGAAGATTTATATGTTAGCGCCTGTGAAGATGTTTTAAAAGAGCTTCTTCCAGTTTTAGATAACTTAGAAAGAGCAGCAACTGTAGAAGGCTCTGTAGAAGATATTAAAAAAGGAATAGATATGACTGTTAAACAGTTTGGAACTTCTTTAGAAAAATTAGGAGTAGAAGAAATATCTACAGAAGTTGCTTTTGACCCTAATATTCATAATGCAGTAATGCATGTGGAGGATTCCAATTGTGGAGAAAAGGAAATAGTAGAAGTATTCCAAAAGGGATATAAAAAAGGTGAAAAAGTTATAAGATATAGCATGGTAAAAGTAGCAAACTAG
- the dnaK gene encoding molecular chaperone DnaK: MAKIIGIDLGTTNSCVSVMEGGEPVVIPNAEGSRTTPSVVSFQANGERLIGQVAKRQAITNPEKTIISIKRYMGTDHKVNIDNTEYTPQQISAMVLQKLKADAEAYLGEKVTQAVITVPAYFNDSQRQATKDAGKIAGLEVLRIINEPTAASLAYGLDKMDTNEKILVYDLGGGTFDVSILELGDGVFEVKATNGDTKLGGDDFDQKLIDYIAETFKAENGIDLRNDKMAIQRLKEAAEKAKIELSSATQTNINLPFITADATGPKHIDMNLTRAKFNELTHDLVQRTLEPIKKSLEGSGYAMSDIDKIIMVGGSTRIPAVQDAVKDFTGKELSKGVNPDEVVAMGAAIQAGVLTGEVKDVLLLDVTPLTLGIETFGGVSTTLIEKNTTIPTRKSQVFSTAADGQTSVEIHVVQGERSMAADNKTLGRFTLSGIAPAPRGIPQIEVTFDIDANGIVNVSAKDKGTGKEANITITASTNLTDDEIEKAVNEAKKFEAEDKKRKESIEIKNNADQIVYQTEKTLTDLGDKVSAEDKATIEEKVKAVKDVKEGEDLEAIKKATEDLTQTFYGISSKIYQQANPEGAQGAGFDPNNMGGANAGNASAENDKKDDNVVDADYKVEDDK; the protein is encoded by the coding sequence ATGGCAAAAATAATCGGAATTGACTTAGGAACAACAAATTCTTGTGTATCAGTTATGGAAGGTGGAGAACCAGTAGTTATACCAAATGCGGAAGGTTCAAGAACAACTCCTTCAGTAGTATCTTTCCAAGCTAATGGAGAAAGATTAATAGGTCAAGTAGCAAAAAGACAAGCTATTACAAATCCAGAAAAGACTATAATTTCTATAAAAAGATATATGGGAACAGACCATAAGGTTAATATAGATAACACAGAATATACACCGCAACAAATATCAGCTATGGTACTTCAAAAATTAAAAGCAGATGCGGAGGCGTATCTTGGAGAAAAAGTAACTCAAGCAGTTATAACAGTGCCAGCTTATTTTAATGATAGTCAAAGACAAGCAACAAAGGATGCTGGAAAAATAGCTGGACTTGAAGTTTTAAGAATAATAAATGAACCAACAGCTGCATCATTAGCTTATGGTTTAGATAAAATGGATACAAATGAAAAAATATTAGTTTATGACCTAGGTGGTGGTACTTTTGACGTATCAATATTAGAACTAGGTGATGGAGTATTCGAAGTTAAAGCTACTAATGGAGATACAAAATTAGGTGGAGATGACTTTGACCAAAAATTAATAGATTATATAGCTGAAACATTTAAAGCTGAAAATGGAATAGATTTAAGAAATGATAAAATGGCTATACAAAGATTAAAAGAAGCTGCAGAAAAAGCTAAAATAGAATTATCATCAGCAACACAAACAAATATAAATTTACCATTTATAACAGCAGATGCAACAGGTCCAAAACACATAGACATGAACTTAACAAGAGCTAAATTTAATGAATTAACTCATGATTTGGTACAACGTACATTAGAACCAATTAAAAAATCATTAGAAGGTTCAGGATATGCAATGTCTGATATAGATAAAATAATAATGGTTGGTGGATCAACAAGAATACCAGCTGTTCAAGATGCAGTTAAAGACTTTACAGGAAAAGAATTAAGTAAAGGGGTTAACCCAGACGAAGTTGTTGCAATGGGTGCTGCTATTCAGGCAGGAGTTTTAACAGGAGAAGTTAAGGATGTATTACTTTTAGATGTTACTCCATTAACACTAGGAATAGAAACATTTGGAGGAGTTTCAACTACGTTAATAGAAAAAAATACAACAATACCTACAAGAAAGAGCCAAGTATTTTCTACAGCAGCAGACGGTCAAACATCAGTTGAAATACACGTAGTACAAGGTGAAAGATCAATGGCAGCTGATAACAAGACATTAGGAAGATTTACTTTATCAGGGATAGCTCCAGCTCCAAGAGGAATACCTCAAATAGAAGTAACTTTTGATATAGATGCTAATGGGATAGTTAATGTATCTGCTAAGGATAAAGGAACAGGAAAAGAAGCTAATATAACAATAACAGCTTCAACAAATTTAACAGATGATGAAATAGAAAAAGCTGTAAATGAAGCTAAGAAATTTGAAGCAGAAGATAAAAAGAGAAAAGAATCTATAGAAATTAAAAACAATGCAGATCAAATAGTATATCAAACAGAAAAAACATTAACTGACCTAGGAGATAAAGTGTCAGCTGAAGATAAAGCTACTATAGAAGAAAAAGTAAAAGCAGTTAAAGATGTTAAAGAGGGAGAAGATTTAGAAGCTATTAAGAAAGCAACTGAAGATTTAACTCAAACATTCTATGGAATATCTTCAAAGATATATCAACAAGCTAACCCAGAAGGAGCTCAAGGTGCAGGTTTTGACCCTAATAATATGGGTGGAGCAAATGCAGGCAATGCTTCAGCAGAAAATGAC